TTGCACGGATGGACAGCGATACTACCAGTGGCAAGGGAGGTCATGCCCGGATACTGGACAAAGTTGGACGTGGTGAGGTGGATATCCTGGTGGGAACCCAGATGATCGCCAAGGGGCACGATTTTCCCGGCGTGACCCTGGTTGGTGTACTCCAGGCAGAAGGCAGCCTCTACCTGCCGGACTTCAGGGCCACAGAGCGTACCTTTCAGGTGCTTTCGCAGGTAATTGGACGGGCCGGTCGGGGAGAGCTGCCGGGACGGGTACTGCTGCAGGCCATGACACCGGACCATTACGGCATTGCCTACGCAGCTGATCATGACTTTGAACGGTTCTATCAGGAAGAGTTGTTATTCCGGCAGGAGCTGAACTATCCACCCTATGGTTTTCTGGCGGCAATAAAACTCTCTGCCACCAGCGAAAAGAGCCTGACTTCAGCAGCCGAGCAGTCTGCCGCAGTACTACGCAGCATCAAGAGCAGGCTTGGGTTGCGGGTTGAAATCCTGGGACCGGCACCGGCGCCACTGTACCGGTTGCGGGGGCGTTTTCGTCAGCAGATTCTTTTGAAGGACTCCAGCCGGGCAGCACTGCGTCGCCTGCTCATCGCCTACCGCAGAGAGCAGTCCCTGCCGGCAACCGTCAGAATGGCGATTGATATCGATCCGGTAGATTTGCTGTAAGCCAGGAGATTTCAGGCAGTAAATGCCGAATAGTACTGCTTTACCTTGACCAGGTACTCCCGGGTTTCTCGGGGGAGGCGGTCAGGCTTGCGATCCACATTACCCGGCCCCCAGTTATAGGCTGCCAGGGCGGAATCAAGATCACCGTTGTATCTGTCCAGCAGCCCTTTTAAAAACCGGGTGCCCGCCATCACATTCTGTTCCGGATCAAAGGAGTTGCTGACCCCCAGCCCGCGGGCCGTGGCAGGCATCAGCTGCATCAGGCCCTGCGCCCCGGCAGAGGAGACCGCGCGAGGGTTAAAGTTGCTCTCTGCCTTGATGACAGCCTTGATCAACCCTGCATCGACCCCATAGCGCTGTGAGGCCTTGGCTATGGTCTGCTCAATGTTAACTGCCGGAGACGCGTCAGGGAACCGGGGCGAACGGCGTTCCACCTGCTCCGGGGCTCTGGGACCGGGATCGGGTTCCTGCTCAGGCAATGCCTGTCTATTCGTTTGGCCTGCAGGGAGGGTTGCTGTGCCAGCCAGATTTGCCAGATAGCTGTTCAGGGGAGACATGGCCGACGTCACTCCGGAAACAGACAAAGAAGCAAGAGGCAGCGCCGTGCCGTTATCGGCCTCGTGCTGGTCTGCCAGCAGCTCCAGTGAACTGCGCAGGGTGGTCAGCTGCAGCAGCTCTGCGGCATGCTGCACCGACTCGGGAGATGCCTCCGCAGGCACCGCACCGCGGTCAATTGCTGCATCCAGCCGTTCCGAAAAGCGGGACGAGACCGTGCTTACGGTCTGCTCCGCTGCCGGGCGGGACTGTTCCCGCAGCATGCTCT
Above is a window of Trichlorobacter lovleyi SZ DNA encoding:
- a CDS encoding lytic transglycosylase domain-containing protein gives rise to the protein MSINATQTMSLLQSMLREQSRPAAEQTVSTVSSRFSERLDAAIDRGAVPAEASPESVQHAAELLQLTTLRSSLELLADQHEADNGTALPLASLSVSGVTSAMSPLNSYLANLAGTATLPAGQTNRQALPEQEPDPGPRAPEQVERRSPRFPDASPAVNIEQTIAKASQRYGVDAGLIKAVIKAESNFNPRAVSSAGAQGLMQLMPATARGLGVSNSFDPEQNVMAGTRFLKGLLDRYNGDLDSALAAYNWGPGNVDRKPDRLPRETREYLVKVKQYYSAFTA